Proteins encoded in a region of the Paenibacillus sp. E222 genome:
- a CDS encoding DUF1129 family protein yields the protein MGISYKKLKEIQNRQMTEMSKMTPEHVKLFDQISTIARQAPADERTQEEWILSAGRAIVQAQRDGKPARELYGPNLEQHIYSQLGVADDNNPAATAGEIHMDSSRASSKAVQSSGSKSNKTTSTSAKKTAAVEAEPAETPDQVKRTPKWYFMISWAALSFVMLIQGAVGLFIGWTGGDTEPFSHISLFSLIVAAVGGIALVEMLRRLAERPDDQGADKTARPQINLRGIAIYIVIVVLVLFVGYPLRDSLPVFTLAPWISLVIGIVGLATLRPLFGQKKA from the coding sequence TTGGGGATTTCCTATAAAAAGTTGAAAGAAATACAGAATCGGCAAATGACCGAAATGAGTAAGATGACACCGGAGCATGTAAAACTGTTTGATCAGATCAGCACCATTGCGCGCCAAGCACCTGCCGATGAGAGAACGCAGGAAGAATGGATTCTCTCGGCTGGAAGAGCCATCGTACAAGCTCAGCGTGACGGTAAGCCTGCTCGCGAGTTATATGGACCTAATCTGGAACAACATATCTATTCACAACTAGGAGTAGCAGATGATAATAATCCGGCTGCAACTGCTGGCGAAATTCATATGGACTCATCCAGAGCTTCAAGTAAGGCTGTACAGAGCTCCGGAAGCAAATCCAATAAAACAACCAGTACCTCAGCCAAAAAGACCGCAGCGGTTGAAGCGGAACCCGCGGAGACTCCGGATCAAGTGAAACGGACGCCTAAATGGTACTTCATGATCTCTTGGGCAGCTTTGTCTTTTGTCATGCTGATTCAAGGTGCAGTTGGATTATTTATTGGCTGGACGGGTGGAGATACGGAACCATTTAGCCATATCAGCCTGTTCTCCCTTATCGTTGCGGCGGTTGGAGGTATTGCACTGGTTGAAATGCTTCGTCGCCTTGCTGAGCGTCCAGATGATCAGGGAGCAGACAAGACGGCCAGACCACAGATCAACCTTCGTGGGATCGCCATCTATATCGTTATCGTTGTGCTTGTCTTATTTGTAGGATATCCGTTGCGTGACAGCCTTCCCGTATTTACGCTGGCTCCGTGGATAAGTCTTGTGATCGGTATTGTGGGCTTGGCTACGTTGAGACCACTATTTGGACAAAAGAAAGCATAA
- a CDS encoding AraC family transcriptional regulator — MLAFRLTGLPDSRLPLYLYCVGTQEEKVQFRPDGFPVYQLFLLRSGKGEFKVPGEGAWTVSAAELFVIEPGVAHEYIPYSKTHGELGYIGIGGEAAGAVLRSAGLLPMGPRRLSEFEQFWSRVTGIWHSLDDGMTEMWNSSTIIYQLILDMSRYILPLHDETEEREARRRSLTRSERESESANEAFTRAVSLMHTHYQDDLLLKHVAEAVGYSVQHLNRLFHQRHGVTGHQYMQRLRLHKASEWLDKHPRASVREAAETVGMEVNYFIRMYKREFGETPGKEIKHRIQLKMERDSTGSVDHLYEV, encoded by the coding sequence ATGCTTGCATTTCGCTTGACCGGCCTGCCGGATTCCCGGTTGCCTCTGTATCTGTATTGTGTGGGAACACAAGAAGAGAAGGTCCAGTTCAGACCGGATGGATTTCCGGTGTATCAGCTTTTTTTGTTACGCAGCGGCAAGGGAGAATTTAAGGTTCCAGGTGAAGGAGCATGGACAGTATCGGCAGCTGAACTGTTCGTGATCGAACCGGGGGTGGCACATGAGTATATTCCGTATTCCAAAACACACGGGGAGCTTGGATATATTGGCATTGGTGGAGAGGCGGCGGGGGCGGTGCTTCGGTCGGCGGGACTGCTGCCAATGGGGCCACGGCGTTTGTCCGAATTTGAACAGTTCTGGTCAAGAGTGACGGGGATCTGGCACTCGCTGGACGATGGGATGACTGAAATGTGGAACAGCTCAACGATCATCTACCAGCTTATTCTGGACATGTCTCGTTACATCCTCCCGCTGCATGATGAGACAGAAGAGCGAGAAGCAAGGCGTAGGTCGTTAACACGTTCTGAGCGCGAGTCGGAATCGGCAAATGAAGCATTCACTCGAGCAGTGTCGCTGATGCATACACACTACCAGGATGATCTGCTGCTGAAGCATGTAGCTGAAGCTGTTGGTTATTCAGTGCAGCACCTGAACCGATTATTTCACCAGAGACATGGGGTGACGGGACATCAGTACATGCAGCGATTACGTTTGCACAAGGCATCGGAATGGCTGGACAAGCACCCACGAGCAAGTGTAAGAGAGGCTGCGGAGACGGTTGGTATGGAAGTGAACTACTTTATCCGCATGTATAAGCGAGAATTCGGAGAGACCCCGGGCAAGGAAATCAAACATCGCATTCAGCTCAAAATGGAGAGAGACTCTACGGGTTCTGTGGATCATCTATATGAAGTATGA